The following proteins are encoded in a genomic region of Ornithodoros turicata isolate Travis chromosome 6, ASM3712646v1, whole genome shotgun sequence:
- the LOC135399013 gene encoding sodium-dependent nutrient amino acid transporter 1-like — translation MVLQKETWLNKTHLYAAMTTTLIGIRNFIWSPYFMYVHGAIPFVLCYLLVMAIISFPVLYVEAMLSQFTHSGNRGVFNCCPLFRGVSYSMAFFTVMVNIPLYTTVSTALLYFLRSLEEVPPWATCTGSWVRDTNSCYVPKQGAVSCEIVGRVLARAYCDQNEQDGYPVLYRNKIIMVPADVFNNHSKDCISGNSSSVYIFFNDAVLNIGTGIYDIFGLEVNLVFVSAVLFLLIFALLYEGFIKLRYTFYIISVLQYLLLLLMWGISMSVPTADTEELFGWRWDVFYNVVLWQDVILYATYGMGLGGYGLMYITSHNGFQNNYLRDIVFVLSIDFVTSILCGTVVLRILAYDSAVTGLHLDQIITSNVAEDALFVDIPEAIMNMSSPELVSSVYFLLLFVMGIGTLFLTTEIVIEVITEEYPHSYFDKRGIRATVTCVCYLGNLFFLTPAGPYLNLIVRSYLFYFVGSINIILEMIVIFQFYGLQRVLIDAEMMLDRQPGKVIQILWTAVVPLVLAITLVFSMLLRPSARFRDYEYPIAAKIIASALVVINLSFIPSYAYSILSANDYNVDKVRRHATRWRPADPAFAREYKSRLVSKGLFIRHHRRDSKAEGKQPTAAMSTGMFVPQNE, via the exons ATGGTTCTTCAGAAAGAGACATGGCTCAACAAGACGCATCTGTACGCCGCAATGACCACAACGCTCATTGGAATCAGGAATTTCATCTGGAGTCCTTACTTCATGTATGTCCACGGCGCAA TTCCTTTCGTCCTGTGCTACCTGCTGGTGATGGCGATTATTTCGTTCCCCGTCTTGTACGTGGAAGCCATGCTCTCTCAATTCACACACAGTGGGAACCGAGGCGTTTTCAATTGCTGCCCCCTCTTCAGAG GCGTTAGCTATTCCATGGCCTTCTTTACTGTCATGGTGAACATCCCTCTGTACACAACCGTGTCAACCGCCTTGCTTTACTTTCTGCGCTCTCTGGAGGAAGTCCCGCCTTGGGCAACATGCACCGGTTCTTGGGTTAGGGACACAAATAGTTGCTACGTGCCTAAGCAAGGAGCG GTCTCCTGCGAAATTGTGGGACGAGTGTTAGCCCGAGCGTATTGCGATCAGAATGAACAAGATGGCTACCCTGTCCTGTATCGCAACAAGATCATCATGGTTCCTGCGGACGTCTTCAACAACCACAGCAAGGATTGCATTTCAGGAAATTCATCATCCGTGTACATCTTCTTTAA TGACGCCGTATTGAACATCGGAACAGGTATCTACGACATTTTCGGCCTTGAAGTCAACCTGGTCTTCGTCTCAGCCGTCCTGTTCCTGTTAATATTCGCTCTCCTCTATGAGGGCTTCATTAAACTACGCTAT aCGTTCTACATCATCTCTGTCCTGCAATACCTGCTGCTTCTCTTGATGTGGGGCATCAGTATGAGCGTCCCAACTGCTGACACTGAGGAACTGTTCGGCTGGCGGTGGGATGTCTTCTACAACGTTGTG CTATGGCAAGATGTGATTTTGTATGCAACGTACGGCATGGGCTTAGGAGGCTACGGTTTGATGTACATAACCAGCCACAACGGATTTCAAAACAACTACCTCAG GGACATCGTGTTTGTCTTGAGCATCGACTTCGTAACATCTATCCTGTGCGGCACGGTGGTTCTGCGCATTCTGGCTTACGACAGCGCCGTCACGGGACTCCATTTGGACCAGATCATCACATCGA ATGTTGCCGAGGATGCGCTCTTCGTCGATATACCGGAAGCAATAATGAATATGAGCAGTCCAGAATTGGTGTCCAGCGTCTATTTCTTGCTGCTCTTCGTCATGGGCATCGGAACACTG TTTCTGACTACGGAAATAGTGATAGAGGTGATCACGGAAGAATACCCGCACAGCTACTTCGATAAGCGAGGAATTCGAGCCACGGTGACTTGCGTCTGCTACCTCGGTAATCTGTTCTTCTTGACGCCG GCGGGGCCTTATTTGAATCTTATCGTTAGGAGTTACCTATTTTACTTCGTTGGCAGCATCAACATAATACTCGAAATGATCGTCATTTTCCAATTCTACG GTCTTCAGCGCGTCTTGATCGACGCCGAGATGATGCTGGACCGTCAACCCGGGAAAGTGATTCAGATCCTGTGGACTGCAGTCGTCCCCCTTGTGCTTGCG ataaCCCTGGTGTTTAGCATGCTGTTGCGTCCGAGCGCACGTTTCCGGGACTACGAATACCCGATTGCAGCCAAGATAATTGCCTCTGCTCTGGTTGTCATCAATCTATCCTTCATACCGTCGTACGCGTACTCTATCCTCTCTGCCAACGACTAT AACGTCGACAAAGTAAGACGTCATGCCACCAGGTGGCGTCCTGCAGACCCTGCGTTTGCGCGAGAGTACAAATCTCGTCTAGTCTCGAAGGGCCTGTTCATACGTCATCACCGGCGGGACAGTAAGGCGGAAGGGAAGCAGCCGACCGCGGCAATGAGCACGGGCATGTTCGTTCCACAGAATGAATG A